From the Streptococcus hyointestinalis genome, the window CGTGAGGAATAGCTCGTCCTCTCTCCAACCAAACGCAACTCCACCAAACCAGTCTTGGTTATCTTGACACGCTGGACATGTCTGCGATTGATAAGCTCTGACTGTGATATTTGGATGAAGTCAGCACTCAAGATCCTCTTCATGTCTCTGAGCGCTTGATGGGACTCAAAGTAGCCATCTAGCGTATCAATGATGAGTTTACGGTTCTCACGATAAATCCGAACGACAGCTTTTTGCTGCACCTTGTACTGCTCTCTTTTCTTTTTGACTGATAACAACTGCGGTGTTAACAACTCTTTGATACTCTTTTGAAGCGTCTCTACTTCTTCATCCAACTGATGAGCATAGATGACGACTTCTTCTTTTTCCTGCTTTGCAATCGCTGCTTTAACCTCCATGGCTAAACCTCCTTTACACTTTTATTAAAACACAAGTTGAGCTGCTTGACTAGGCTTTTGGTCTATGTGGTTTATCTCCCTGTCTAAACGGCAAAAAACAGTCTCATATGAGACTGTCTTTTAGAAATTCAGTTGTTTTAAGATATTTTCAAAGTCTGTTTTTATCGCCTCTAAGCTCACCTTGACTTCTTCACGTGTGTGATTGTTTTTGACGCTGACTTGCTGGCTTTCAAGTTCGCTTGAGCCAAGTGTGATAACCGTTTTTGCATTAAAGCTATCGGCTGCCTTGAACTGCGCTTTTAGTTTACGCCCTAGATAATCACGCTCAGCGCTAAAGCCTTGCTGACGAAGCGCTTGAACTAACTGAAGCGCTGCGCTATTGACCTCATCCCCTAAAACAGCGATATAGGCGTCTAGCGGCTCACAAGAAGGCAAAGTAGCGCCCTGCTTTTCAAGAACTAGAAGCAAGCGCTCAATACCAAGACCAAAGCCAAAACCAGGGGTAGCAGGTCCATTAAAATACTCGACCAAACCATCATAGCGCCCACCAGCACAGATAGTCAACTCAGAGCCACCAACAGTCGCCATGAACTCAAAAATCGTGTGGTTATAATAATCCAAACCACGCACCATGTTGGTATCAATGACATAAGGAATGTCTAGCGTCTCTAACATATCACGCACCGCATCAAAGTGCGCTTGACTCTCCTCGTCCAAGTAATCAAGAATTGACGGCGCATGCTCAACGGCTGCCTTATCCTCTTTTTCCTTAGAATCTAGCACACGTAGCGGATTTTCCTCCAAACGACGCTGGCTATCCTTAGACAAACTGTCACGAAGCGGTGTCAAATAATCAATTAAAGCTTGTCTATAGGCAAGACGACTCTGTGTATTCCCAAGGCTGTTAAGGTGCAGGGTCACATCTTTGATACCGAGATTATCAAAGAGCTGATAAGCCATAGCGATAGTCTCAACATCTGTAGCTGGATTGGAAGAGCCAAAGCACTCCACCCCAATCTGGTGAAACTCACGCAAACGCCCTGCTTGAGGACGCTCATAGCGAAACATTGAGCCCATATAATACAGCT encodes:
- a CDS encoding LytTR family DNA-binding domain-containing protein — its product is MEVKAAIAKQEKEEVVIYAHQLDEEVETLQKSIKELLTPQLLSVKKKREQYKVQQKAVVRIYRENRKLIIDTLDGYFESHQALRDMKRILSADFIQISQSELINRRHVQRVKITKTGLVELRLVGERTSYSSRRYLKILKEAL
- the hisS gene encoding histidine--tRNA ligase, whose protein sequence is MKLQKPKGTQDLLPQDTLKWQYVEDVARKTFANYRYAEIRTPMFEHYEVISRSVGDTTDIVTKEMYDFYDKGDRHITLRPEGTAPVVRSYVENKLFAPEVQKPVKLYYMGSMFRYERPQAGRLREFHQIGVECFGSSNPATDVETIAMAYQLFDNLGIKDVTLHLNSLGNTQSRLAYRQALIDYLTPLRDSLSKDSQRRLEENPLRVLDSKEKEDKAAVEHAPSILDYLDEESQAHFDAVRDMLETLDIPYVIDTNMVRGLDYYNHTIFEFMATVGGSELTICAGGRYDGLVEYFNGPATPGFGFGLGIERLLLVLEKQGATLPSCEPLDAYIAVLGDEVNSAALQLVQALRQQGFSAERDYLGRKLKAQFKAADSFNAKTVITLGSSELESQQVSVKNNHTREEVKVSLEAIKTDFENILKQLNF